A part of Myxococcales bacterium genomic DNA contains:
- a CDS encoding protein kinase, with amino-acid sequence MPPQRVGRYLVFDEIASGGMASVHLGRLVGPAGFGRIVAIKRLHAHLQKDPDFVTMLLDEARIASRIYHPNVVQVLDVVTEGGVLLILEYVHGESLWKLVRTMRDRGEHLDADVAVAIVVGVLRGLHAAHETTSADLEPLGIVHRDVSPHNILVDSEGTPRLLDFGIAKAAGRITTTRDGQIKGKLAYMAPEQLKNHPIDRRVDVYAAGVVLWELLTGSRLFHAGDDVATFGNVLQGALHGPRDLSPTTPESVDAIVMRSLSPDASARFDTAAAMADALEAAMNVAPRARVAEWMEARWPNGAALKARIAEIERTGEASAIAPGARSTEATESAVVVASAPSAVVAKEPERPASGPRLWAIPIVALAMSAAFFLLTRGREAPTRAPTELAAPSSERSSPLAAPSSGTPPEASVEVPSAAPLASSASRIESAPAPAAPSLRAPAKGPRKRGVCDPPYTLDAQGNHIWKRECFKP; translated from the coding sequence ATGCCGCCGCAGCGCGTAGGGCGCTACCTCGTCTTCGACGAGATCGCCTCAGGCGGGATGGCCTCGGTGCACCTGGGCCGCCTCGTCGGGCCCGCCGGCTTTGGACGCATCGTCGCCATCAAGCGCCTGCACGCGCACCTGCAGAAGGATCCCGACTTCGTCACGATGTTGCTCGACGAGGCCCGCATCGCCTCGCGCATCTACCACCCGAACGTCGTGCAGGTGCTCGACGTCGTCACCGAGGGCGGTGTCCTGCTCATTCTCGAGTACGTGCACGGCGAATCCCTGTGGAAGCTGGTCCGTACGATGAGAGACCGCGGCGAACACCTCGACGCGGACGTCGCCGTCGCCATCGTCGTCGGCGTGCTCCGCGGCCTGCACGCGGCCCACGAGACCACCAGTGCCGACCTTGAACCGCTCGGGATCGTTCATCGCGACGTTTCGCCTCACAACATCCTCGTCGACAGCGAAGGCACGCCGCGGCTCCTGGACTTCGGCATCGCCAAGGCCGCGGGGCGCATCACGACGACCCGCGACGGCCAGATCAAGGGCAAGCTCGCTTACATGGCTCCCGAGCAGCTCAAGAACCACCCCATCGATCGCCGCGTCGACGTGTACGCCGCGGGCGTCGTGCTCTGGGAGCTCCTGACGGGGTCACGCCTCTTCCACGCGGGCGACGACGTGGCGACCTTTGGCAACGTCCTCCAGGGCGCCCTCCACGGACCGCGGGACCTGTCGCCAACGACGCCCGAGAGCGTCGACGCCATCGTCATGCGCAGCCTCTCGCCCGACGCGAGTGCCCGCTTCGACACCGCCGCGGCGATGGCCGACGCCCTCGAGGCGGCCATGAACGTGGCTCCTCGAGCGCGCGTGGCGGAGTGGATGGAGGCCCGATGGCCGAACGGGGCCGCACTCAAGGCGCGCATCGCGGAGATTGAGCGCACCGGCGAAGCGAGCGCCATCGCGCCTGGTGCGCGCTCGACGGAAGCGACCGAGAGCGCGGTCGTCGTCGCGAGCGCTCCCTCAGCGGTGGTGGCGAAAGAGCCGGAAAGGCCTGCGAGCGGCCCTCGCCTCTGGGCCATCCCGATCGTCGCGCTGGCGATGAGCGCGGCATTTTTTCTCCTGACGCGCGGTCGTGAAGCACCGACGCGTGCCCCGACGGAGCTCGCGGCGCCGTCAAGCGAGCGCTCCTCGCCTTTGGCTGCGCCGTCGTCCGGCACGCCCCCCGAGGCGAGCGTTGAGGTGCCTTCGGCGGCGCCGCTTGCATCAAGCGCGAGTCGGATCGAAAGTGCGCCTGCCCCGGCGGCGCCCTCGCTTCGCGCCCCCGCGAAGGGACCGCGCAAACGGGGCGTGTGCGATCCGCCCTACACGCTCGACGCGCAGGGCAATCACATCTGGAAGCGCGAATGTTTCAAACCCTGA